In Anaerolineales bacterium, a single genomic region encodes these proteins:
- a CDS encoding cysteine--tRNA ligase, translating to MALIVYNSLVRKLEPFQPITEGRVHIYVCGPTVYASTHIGHAKTYVSFDVIVRYLRYSGYRVRYVQNITDVGHLLDSGEDRILKGSARESMEPMELVERYTREYFEGMDALGVVRPDISPRASAHIPEQIEWVKRLLENGHAYEQDGSVYFDVRSFPEYGKLSGRRVEEQEEGARVEVREEKRHPADFALWKKAEPEHILRWPSPWGWGFPGWHIECSAMSTKYLGETFDIHGGGVDNIFPHNECEIAQAEAATGKPFARYWLLTGSLTVGGVKMSKSLNNFVSLQDALARFRPEAIRFFILSGNYRSPLDYSEEAMRGAVRGWERLVGPYAALVQRLAAPEAGDPTQSSAASALAEDVRRRFREAMDEDFNAPAAIAALFEFTREVNTGLGTDKGFRRKDQELFAALYRELAGDVLGLLPRGDGGSSPDREASLIRLLVGLRDEARARKDWTLSDSIRKRLEDIGVMLEDGKEGTTWKIQ from the coding sequence ATGGCCCTTATCGTGTACAACAGCCTGGTCCGCAAACTCGAGCCCTTTCAACCCATAACCGAAGGGCGGGTTCACATCTATGTCTGCGGACCGACGGTATATGCCAGTACGCACATCGGACACGCAAAGACCTACGTCTCCTTCGACGTGATTGTCCGCTACCTGCGCTACTCTGGATACCGGGTCCGCTACGTGCAGAACATCACCGACGTCGGCCACCTGCTCGACAGCGGAGAGGACCGGATCCTCAAAGGATCCGCACGCGAATCCATGGAACCGATGGAGCTCGTCGAACGGTACACGCGGGAGTATTTCGAAGGGATGGACGCTTTGGGAGTGGTCCGGCCCGATATATCGCCGCGCGCCTCGGCCCACATTCCGGAGCAGATCGAATGGGTCAAACGTCTTCTGGAAAATGGGCATGCCTACGAGCAAGACGGCTCGGTGTATTTCGACGTCCGTTCGTTTCCGGAATATGGAAAATTATCCGGTCGTCGGGTGGAGGAGCAGGAAGAAGGCGCGCGGGTGGAAGTCCGTGAAGAGAAGCGCCACCCCGCGGATTTCGCCTTGTGGAAGAAGGCGGAGCCGGAGCACATCCTGCGCTGGCCTTCGCCCTGGGGGTGGGGGTTCCCAGGATGGCACATCGAATGCTCGGCGATGAGCACCAAATACCTCGGCGAAACCTTTGACATCCACGGCGGCGGCGTCGACAACATCTTCCCCCACAACGAGTGCGAGATCGCCCAGGCGGAAGCCGCCACCGGCAAGCCGTTTGCCAGGTATTGGCTGCTGACCGGATCGCTGACCGTGGGCGGCGTGAAAATGAGCAAGAGCCTGAACAATTTCGTCTCGCTGCAGGATGCGCTGGCCCGATTCCGTCCGGAGGCGATCCGCTTCTTCATTCTCTCTGGAAATTACCGCAGTCCGCTGGATTATTCCGAAGAGGCGATGCGGGGGGCGGTCCGCGGATGGGAGCGTCTGGTCGGGCCGTATGCCGCGCTGGTCCAGCGGCTGGCGGCGCCGGAGGCGGGGGATCCCACTCAAAGCTCAGCGGCATCCGCGCTGGCGGAGGACGTCCGCCGCCGGTTCCGGGAGGCGATGGATGAAGATTTCAACGCGCCGGCGGCGATCGCGGCCCTGTTCGAGTTCACCCGCGAGGTGAACACCGGGCTGGGAACGGACAAGGGGTTTCGCCGAAAGGATCAGGAGCTTTTCGCGGCCCTCTACCGCGAGTTGGCCGGCGATGTGCTCGGGCTGCTGCCGAGGGGCGACGGCGGTTCTTCGCCCGACCGGGAGGCGTCGTTGATTCGATTGCTGGTGGGGTTGCGCGACGAGGCCCGCGCCCGCAAGGATTGGACACTTTCGGATTCGATCCGCAAACGGCTCGAGGACATCGGAGTAATGCTGGAGGACGGCAAGGAAGGCACGACCTGGAAGATCCAATAA
- a CDS encoding PIN domain-containing protein, giving the protein MSIEFFLRIIGMVVLVVVGGFLGIRLADLAEVPREQWASLFASLGALTGLILTPYLTTRPLRALRRNLSLLPATTLSAAMIGLVVGLIVGALASLPLSLLPAPFGNLLPVLGALFSCYLGVTLFVVRRDDLFAVFGGKFSGSAPALEERTILLDTSVIIDGRIADVAATGFLQSTMLVPRFVLNELQYIADSSEPIRHQRGRRGLEVLNRLRKDTRTPLRVTDLDVEEIHSTDEKLIVLAKQLHCPILTNDYNLNRVAELQGVVVLNLNDLANAIRVIFLPGETLPVYLIQEGKEPGQGVGYLEDGTMVVVDEGRRFLDRTVTVVVTKVLQTSAGRMIFARIDNSAPVQGKPH; this is encoded by the coding sequence ATGAGCATAGAATTCTTCCTGCGCATCATCGGGATGGTGGTTCTGGTCGTGGTCGGCGGATTTCTGGGAATCCGGTTGGCCGACTTGGCTGAAGTGCCCCGCGAGCAGTGGGCTTCGCTGTTTGCTTCCCTGGGAGCACTGACCGGATTGATCCTGACGCCCTATCTGACCACCCGCCCGTTGCGAGCCCTTCGCCGGAATCTATCGCTGTTGCCGGCGACCACTCTATCGGCGGCGATGATCGGCCTGGTGGTCGGGTTGATCGTCGGGGCGCTGGCCTCGCTGCCGCTTTCGCTGCTGCCGGCGCCCTTTGGAAATCTCCTGCCCGTTCTCGGGGCGCTTTTCTCCTGCTATCTCGGCGTGACCCTGTTTGTGGTACGCCGCGACGACCTGTTCGCCGTCTTCGGCGGCAAATTCTCCGGATCCGCGCCGGCCCTGGAAGAACGCACAATCCTATTGGACACCAGCGTCATCATCGACGGACGGATCGCGGACGTTGCGGCGACCGGATTTCTGCAATCCACCATGCTGGTCCCGCGGTTCGTCTTGAACGAACTGCAGTACATTGCGGATTCCTCGGAACCGATCCGGCACCAGCGCGGACGGCGCGGCCTCGAGGTTCTCAACCGGCTGAGGAAGGACACCCGCACTCCGCTGCGGGTCACGGATTTGGATGTGGAGGAGATTCACAGCACGGATGAAAAACTCATCGTTCTGGCGAAACAACTGCACTGCCCGATCCTCACGAACGACTACAACTTAAACCGGGTCGCCGAACTTCAGGGTGTGGTGGTCCTGAATTTGAACGACCTGGCCAACGCGATCCGGGTGATCTTCCTGCCCGGAGAAACCCTGCCGGTATACCTGATTCAAGAAGGAAAGGAGCCGGGGCAGGGGGTGGGGTACCTGGAGGATGGAACGATGGTGGTGGTCGACGAAGGGCGAAGGTTCCTCGACCGGACGGTGACGGTCGTGGTCACCAAAGTACTGCAGACTTCCGCGGGGCGGATGATCTTCGCCCGGATCGACAACAGCGCTCCCGTGCAGGGCAAGCCGCATTAA
- a CDS encoding serine hydrolase encodes MRSSGMLVRWFSIAILLATAAMILFELVSYSRDQTRIPRGVTVAGLSLGGMTSQEAMQTLLQVYSQPIEAHYRESVFFIQPSQVGFLLNSTSMLAEVDRYQTQLPSWEGFWDYLWNSPVEEYSIHLMADYSRTQLQTLVENIAARYDLPPIPPQPEPGRPFFNAGTPGTVLDQERAAELIVEALFSPDHRLVNLPVISNQRSLPSIDSLEILIKQLAAVDDFYGLLDVYMVNLQNGQDLHLIHMSGEDFPTEPDAAFTAVSTIKIPILLATFVYRDLPLDAETEKWLEDMLGVQSGNDPADWLMQSLDPAQGPLLVTQVMTEIGLVNTFIAGYFKPGSPLLKPIQTPANQRKDIQTDLDPYNQTTPEDLGLLMQDIYQCYLGGGTLLLKYPDRITPQECGTMLDLLAKDPIGVFIQGGVPEGTKVVHKHGWDPSIFHTFGDAAIVYTPGGNYVLSIFLWQADWLLWDIGSKTIADISKAVYNYFNPPTSAV; translated from the coding sequence TTGCGATCTTCCGGTATGCTCGTCCGTTGGTTTTCGATTGCGATCCTGCTGGCGACCGCCGCCATGATCCTTTTCGAGTTGGTCAGCTACAGCCGGGATCAAACGCGGATCCCCCGCGGGGTGACGGTCGCCGGCTTATCCTTGGGCGGGATGACCTCCCAAGAGGCCATGCAAACGCTTTTACAGGTTTACAGCCAGCCGATTGAAGCCCATTACCGCGAAAGCGTCTTTTTTATCCAACCTTCTCAGGTCGGCTTCCTTCTGAATTCCACAAGCATGCTTGCCGAGGTGGATAGGTATCAGACTCAGCTGCCGTCCTGGGAAGGTTTTTGGGACTACCTCTGGAACTCCCCCGTCGAAGAATATTCCATCCATTTGATGGCGGATTATTCCCGCACCCAGCTGCAGACTCTGGTGGAAAACATCGCCGCACGGTACGACCTGCCCCCCATCCCCCCCCAGCCGGAACCCGGAAGGCCGTTTTTTAATGCCGGCACACCGGGCACGGTTCTGGATCAGGAGAGAGCGGCTGAATTGATCGTGGAGGCCTTGTTTTCGCCGGACCATCGGTTGGTGAACTTGCCGGTTATTTCCAACCAGCGCAGCCTGCCTTCCATTGACTCTCTGGAGATCCTCATCAAACAGCTGGCGGCCGTTGATGACTTCTACGGCCTGTTGGACGTCTACATGGTCAACCTGCAGAACGGACAGGATCTGCACCTGATCCACATGAGCGGCGAGGATTTTCCAACCGAACCGGATGCAGCCTTTACGGCTGTTAGCACGATTAAAATCCCGATTCTTCTCGCCACTTTCGTGTACCGGGATCTGCCGTTGGACGCGGAAACAGAAAAATGGCTGGAGGATATGCTGGGGGTGCAATCCGGAAACGACCCCGCCGACTGGCTGATGCAGAGCCTGGATCCGGCCCAGGGGCCGCTCTTGGTCACCCAGGTTATGACGGAGATCGGCTTGGTGAACACTTTTATTGCAGGCTATTTCAAGCCGGGTTCGCCGCTGCTCAAGCCGATCCAAACCCCCGCCAACCAGCGGAAAGACATCCAGACGGATCTCGACCCATACAATCAGACGACCCCGGAGGATTTGGGGCTTTTAATGCAGGACATCTATCAATGCTATCTTGGGGGCGGAACATTGCTGCTGAAATATCCTGACCGTATCACGCCTCAGGAATGCGGGACCATGCTGGATCTTCTGGCGAAGGATCCCATCGGCGTGTTCATCCAAGGAGGCGTTCCCGAGGGCACAAAAGTGGTCCACAAGCATGGTTGGGATCCGAGCATCTTCCATACCTTCGGCGACGCGGCCATCGTCTACACTCCCGGCGGCAACTACGTATTGTCGATCTTCCTCTGGCAGGCAGATTGGCTGCTGTGGGACATCGGATCCAAGACCATCGCGGATATCTCCAAGGCGGTCTACAATTACTTCAACCCTCCGACGAGCGCCGTCTGA
- a CDS encoding methyltransferase domain-containing protein, giving the protein MTQHPICDYENSDYQSTFWDSGTRRYEDQCESRVLARLMPKQGRLLLEAGAGAGRNTLRYIGFERIVLLDYSRTQLFQARERLGESRRFLFVAANVYAIPFAASLFDAATMIRTLHHLSDPPAALREIRRVLRPKSHFLLEYANKRNTKAVLRYFLHRQMWNPFSPEAVEYLPLNFNFHPASVRRWLAQTGFSILNQATVSHFRIGFLKRRFPARLLSLLDLLLGYTGNLWQLSPSVFVLSRTDSSGPPTPAGFFRCPECGHTDLEEADSSSGRSLNCRVCRRRYPIRNGIYDFKEPLTL; this is encoded by the coding sequence ATGACCCAACATCCGATTTGCGACTACGAAAACTCCGATTATCAGAGTACGTTCTGGGACAGCGGCACGCGCCGGTATGAGGACCAGTGCGAATCCCGGGTGTTGGCTCGGTTGATGCCCAAGCAAGGCCGGTTGCTCTTGGAAGCGGGGGCCGGGGCGGGCCGCAACACCTTGCGGTATATCGGCTTCGAGCGGATCGTCCTCCTGGATTACTCCCGCACCCAGTTGTTCCAAGCCCGGGAAAGGTTGGGCGAATCCCGGCGCTTCCTTTTCGTCGCGGCCAACGTCTACGCCATACCTTTCGCCGCCAGCCTCTTCGATGCCGCCACCATGATCCGCACGTTGCACCATTTATCCGACCCGCCTGCCGCCCTCCGGGAAATCCGACGAGTCCTACGGCCGAAATCCCATTTTCTCTTGGAGTACGCGAACAAGCGCAATACCAAAGCGGTCCTTCGGTATTTCCTGCACCGTCAAATGTGGAATCCTTTTTCGCCGGAAGCCGTGGAATACCTCCCCCTGAACTTCAACTTCCATCCAGCTTCGGTTCGCAGATGGCTTGCCCAAACCGGCTTCTCGATCCTCAACCAGGCAACCGTATCCCATTTTCGAATCGGCTTTTTAAAACGCCGCTTTCCTGCCCGGTTGCTGTCCCTCCTGGATCTCCTGCTTGGCTATACCGGCAACCTCTGGCAACTGTCCCCCAGCGTGTTTGTCCTCTCGCGGACGGATTCCTCCGGCCCGCCGACCCCCGCCGGCTTCTTCCGCTGTCCGGAATGCGGACATACCGATCTCGAGGAAGCGGATTCTTCCTCCGGAAGGTCTCTGAATTGCCGTGTTTGTCGGAGGCGATACCCCATCCGCAACGGTATTTACGACTTTAAAGAACCGCTCACTTTATAA
- a CDS encoding glycosyltransferase, translating to MIEVLEEKHPGEFALSMVDVFKAYAPYPFNRAPEMYPTMVKVPNLWGLGYRMVDGRRRAAFMMDTLWPWIRPAAKQLVREHPADLIFCVHPLFNAPVLRALGKHRPPFITAVTDLVTAPNYWFYRREDVCVVPTDEVRRRAILNGLKPDQIKLLGLPISRKFLSPRDRAVVRKELGWPPDRPMVLMVGGGEGMGPLFDTARQIMYTSPECALVVITGRNDKLRRQMENADWNIPIFIYGFVNNMADYMNAADILVTKAGPGTISEALVCGLPIILNSRIPGQEDGNVRYVVQEGAGRWAPGTERTARAVRRWIANPKLRENAALACKRIAKPHAAENIADLIWEWLPYKVSGSLKS from the coding sequence GTGATCGAAGTACTGGAGGAAAAACACCCCGGAGAATTCGCCCTGTCCATGGTCGATGTCTTCAAGGCGTATGCTCCATACCCGTTCAACCGCGCCCCGGAGATGTACCCGACCATGGTCAAAGTCCCCAACCTGTGGGGGTTGGGCTACCGGATGGTGGACGGGCGGCGGCGGGCGGCGTTTATGATGGACACGCTTTGGCCGTGGATCCGCCCCGCCGCCAAACAGCTGGTCCGCGAGCATCCGGCGGATTTGATCTTCTGTGTCCACCCGTTGTTCAATGCCCCCGTCTTACGCGCCCTGGGGAAACACCGTCCGCCGTTCATCACCGCCGTGACCGACTTGGTTACGGCTCCGAACTACTGGTTCTACCGCCGGGAGGACGTCTGCGTTGTCCCAACGGATGAAGTCCGCCGCCGAGCGATTCTCAATGGATTAAAACCCGATCAAATCAAGCTTCTTGGATTGCCGATCAGCCGCAAGTTTTTAAGTCCGCGCGATCGGGCGGTCGTGCGGAAGGAATTGGGGTGGCCGCCGGACCGGCCCATGGTCCTGATGGTCGGCGGAGGAGAAGGGATGGGGCCGTTGTTCGACACCGCCCGCCAAATCATGTATACCAGCCCGGAATGCGCCTTGGTGGTGATCACCGGACGGAACGACAAGTTAAGACGGCAGATGGAAAACGCGGACTGGAACATCCCAATCTTCATCTACGGATTTGTGAACAATATGGCGGATTACATGAACGCCGCCGACATTCTGGTAACGAAAGCCGGTCCGGGAACCATCAGCGAAGCCTTGGTGTGCGGCTTGCCGATCATCCTCAACAGCCGGATCCCCGGACAGGAAGACGGAAATGTGCGTTACGTCGTACAGGAGGGGGCCGGACGATGGGCTCCCGGTACGGAACGCACGGCCAGGGCCGTCCGGCGCTGGATCGCCAATCCGAAGCTTCGCGAGAATGCGGCTCTTGCCTGCAAACGGATTGCCAAACCGCATGCGGCGGAGAACATCGCCGATTTAATCTGGGAATGGCTGCCTTATAAAGTGAGCGGTTCTTTAAAGTCGTAA
- a CDS encoding DUF951 domain-containing protein, whose product MLPDLALGDVVQLRKPHPCGSREWEVVRLGADIGIQCQGCGHRILLERRDLAKRIKTILRRGSNGHPPADGKA is encoded by the coding sequence ATGCTTCCCGATCTGGCTTTGGGCGACGTCGTCCAACTGCGGAAACCACACCCCTGCGGAAGCCGGGAATGGGAGGTGGTCCGCTTGGGGGCCGACATCGGCATTCAATGCCAAGGATGCGGGCACCGGATCCTCCTGGAGCGCCGCGATCTCGCGAAGCGAATTAAAACCATCCTACGTCGAGGATCAAATGGCCATCCACCCGCCGACGGCAAAGCCTAG
- the pdxS gene encoding pyridoxal 5'-phosphate synthase lyase subunit PdxS, whose translation METQKTTGSFTVKKGLAQMLKGGVIMDVVTPEHAKIAEVAGACSVMALERVPADIRADGGVARMSDPGLILQIMEAVSIPVMAKCRIGHFVEAQVLEAIGVDYIDESEVLTPADEEHHIFKHEFKVPFVCGCRNLGEALRRIGEGAAMIRTKGEAGTGDIVEAVRHARAVWGEIRRLQNLPDEELMAFAKSIGAPFELVKETKQLGRLPVVNFAAGGVATPADAALMMQLGMDGVFVGSGIFKSGDPAKRAAAIVKAVTHFRDPKILAEVSRDLGEPMVGRQIAAMAKEELIAGRGW comes from the coding sequence ATGGAAACTCAAAAAACAACCGGATCCTTCACCGTTAAGAAGGGATTGGCCCAAATGCTTAAGGGGGGAGTGATCATGGACGTGGTCACTCCCGAGCACGCGAAAATCGCCGAAGTCGCCGGCGCATGCTCGGTCATGGCGCTCGAACGCGTTCCGGCCGACATCCGCGCCGACGGCGGCGTCGCCCGCATGAGCGATCCAGGATTGATCCTGCAGATCATGGAAGCGGTGTCGATCCCGGTGATGGCGAAATGCCGGATCGGCCATTTCGTGGAAGCGCAAGTGCTGGAAGCCATCGGCGTGGACTACATCGACGAATCCGAAGTCCTCACGCCGGCCGACGAAGAGCACCACATCTTCAAGCACGAGTTTAAGGTGCCCTTTGTCTGCGGCTGCCGGAATTTGGGGGAAGCCTTGCGGCGCATCGGAGAGGGGGCGGCGATGATCCGCACCAAGGGCGAAGCCGGCACCGGCGACATCGTCGAAGCGGTCCGCCACGCGAGAGCCGTGTGGGGCGAAATCCGCCGCCTGCAAAACCTTCCGGACGAAGAGTTGATGGCCTTCGCCAAATCGATCGGCGCACCTTTCGAGCTGGTGAAGGAAACCAAGCAGCTCGGCCGGCTGCCGGTGGTGAATTTCGCCGCCGGCGGTGTGGCCACCCCGGCGGACGCCGCGTTGATGATGCAGCTCGGGATGGACGGGGTGTTCGTCGGTTCCGGGATCTTTAAATCCGGCGATCCGGCCAAACGCGCCGCGGCGATCGTCAAGGCGGTTACCCACTTCCGCGATCCCAAGATCCTCGCCGAAGTCAGCCGCGATCTCGGCGAACCGATGGTCGGACGACAGATCGCCGCCATGGCGAAAGAGGAATTAATCGCTGGCCGGGGTTGGTAG
- the pdxT gene encoding pyridoxal 5'-phosphate synthase glutaminase subunit PdxT has translation MTIGVLALQGDFEEHIIKLSGINVPAVEVRRPADLASLSGLIIPGGETTTFRNLAQAYGLVEPLQAFGRRHAVWGTCAGAIALASDLGREQSLLGLMDIAVERNAFGRQLQSFEIDLEIPTLPRRDGAGPASFPAVFIRAPAILRTGRGVEILARLPDGTIVAARQRHWLATCFHPELTGDDRLHRLFLDMVACMG, from the coding sequence ATGACCATCGGCGTCCTCGCCCTGCAGGGCGATTTCGAAGAGCACATTATTAAGCTCAGCGGCATTAACGTGCCCGCCGTCGAGGTCCGGCGTCCCGCGGATCTGGCGTCCCTCTCCGGGCTGATCATCCCGGGCGGGGAAACGACAACGTTCCGCAACCTAGCCCAAGCCTACGGGTTGGTCGAGCCCCTGCAGGCGTTCGGCCGGCGCCATGCGGTGTGGGGCACCTGCGCCGGGGCGATCGCCCTGGCGAGCGACCTCGGGCGCGAGCAATCCCTCTTGGGGCTGATGGACATCGCCGTCGAGCGCAACGCGTTCGGCCGGCAGCTGCAATCCTTTGAAATCGATCTGGAAATCCCCACCCTGCCCCGCCGGGACGGAGCCGGACCGGCCTCGTTTCCCGCCGTCTTCATCCGCGCCCCGGCCATCCTGCGAACCGGGCGCGGCGTCGAGATCCTCGCCCGTCTGCCGGACGGGACGATCGTCGCCGCCCGCCAGCGGCATTGGCTGGCTACATGCTTTCACCCGGAACTCACCGGCGATGACCGTCTACACCGGCTGTTCTTGGATATGGTTGCTTGCATGGGATAG
- a CDS encoding AAA family ATPase has translation MTPQRRITDNLDIMLSVLPEGISAALRAEGRWDVLQEIILDLGRIPTARYLDGEKVLAQREVSGEIIDFVVSRIGEFDADNRAGLERTLHRISAIRNRHGHIVGLTCRVGRAVYGTIDIVEDLIVSSKSLLLLGRPGVGKTTMLREAARILAESKRVVIVDTSNEIGGDGDVPHPAVGRARRMQVRTPSLQHEVMIEAVENHNPEVIVIDEIGRELEAAAARTIAERGVQLIGTAHGNTIDNILLNPILADLVGGIESVTLSDEEARRRGTQKTVLERRAPPTFEILVEIQDRERLAVHHDVAASVDAILRGRPLPPQLRYVDEQGEVHKETAASAAVPGSAGRERPRRSPSSDMSMPWSGTPRAYEPSPAPDSLPFSPTPPHLPPSRSRPIHVYPYGVAKNRLEQAARYLQVPVVVVGDAGQAEAIVTIKSYYRRRPQVIEDAERGGTPIYVLRSNTVGQMEHFLSELFDLGHTPSANPSLDSAMQETQQAIDEILNGSRSIDLAPTSAYIRRLQHQMARQANLFSQSFGKEPRRRVRIYRT, from the coding sequence ATGACACCGCAGCGGCGAATCACCGATAACCTCGACATCATGCTGAGCGTCCTGCCCGAAGGAATCAGCGCCGCCTTGCGGGCCGAAGGCCGCTGGGACGTCTTGCAGGAGATCATCCTCGACCTCGGGAGGATTCCGACCGCGCGCTACTTGGACGGCGAAAAGGTTCTGGCCCAACGTGAGGTCTCCGGCGAGATCATCGATTTCGTCGTCAGCCGGATCGGGGAATTCGACGCCGACAACCGCGCAGGGCTCGAACGCACCCTGCACCGAATCTCGGCCATCCGCAACCGCCACGGCCACATCGTCGGGTTGACCTGCCGGGTCGGGCGGGCGGTCTACGGGACGATCGACATCGTCGAGGATCTGATCGTCTCCAGCAAGAGCCTCTTGCTGCTCGGCCGGCCCGGCGTCGGGAAAACGACCATGCTGCGTGAGGCCGCCCGCATTCTGGCCGAGAGCAAACGCGTCGTCATCGTCGACACGTCGAACGAAATCGGTGGTGACGGCGACGTTCCGCACCCGGCGGTCGGGCGCGCCCGGCGGATGCAGGTCCGCACGCCTTCGCTGCAGCACGAAGTCATGATCGAAGCGGTGGAGAATCACAATCCGGAAGTGATCGTCATCGACGAAATCGGGCGCGAGCTCGAGGCGGCCGCCGCAAGGACGATCGCCGAACGGGGGGTACAACTGATCGGCACCGCGCACGGCAACACCATCGACAACATCCTGCTCAATCCGATCCTCGCCGACCTGGTCGGCGGGATCGAATCCGTCACGCTGTCGGACGAGGAGGCCCGCCGCCGGGGAACGCAAAAGACCGTGCTCGAGCGCCGCGCCCCGCCGACCTTCGAGATTCTGGTCGAGATCCAGGACCGCGAACGGCTGGCCGTGCATCACGACGTGGCCGCGTCGGTCGACGCCATTTTGCGCGGACGCCCCCTTCCGCCGCAGCTTCGGTACGTCGACGAACAAGGCGAAGTCCACAAGGAGACGGCCGCCTCCGCCGCCGTTCCCGGGTCCGCGGGCCGCGAACGCCCGAGGCGCAGCCCTTCGTCGGACATGTCGATGCCCTGGAGCGGTACGCCGCGGGCCTACGAACCCAGCCCGGCCCCCGACAGCCTCCCGTTTTCCCCGACGCCGCCGCATTTGCCGCCTTCCCGGTCGCGTCCGATCCACGTCTACCCGTACGGCGTGGCGAAAAACCGATTGGAGCAGGCGGCGCGCTATCTCCAGGTGCCGGTGGTGGTGGTCGGCGACGCCGGACAGGCGGAGGCGATCGTCACCATTAAATCCTATTACCGCCGCCGCCCGCAGGTGATCGAGGACGCGGAACGCGGCGGGACGCCGATCTACGTGCTGCGCTCCAACACCGTCGGCCAAATGGAGCATTTCCTTTCGGAGCTTTTCGACCTGGGGCACACCCCTTCCGCCAACCCCTCCCTCGACTCGGCGATGCAGGAAACCCAGCAAGCCATCGATGAAATCCTCAACGGGTCGCGGTCGATCGACCTGGCCCCCACTTCCGCCTACATCCGACGCCTGCAGCATCAGATGGCGCGCCAGGCCAATCTGTTCTCCCAATCCTTCGGAAAGGAGCCGCGCCGCCGGGTGCGGATCTACCGCACCTGA
- a CDS encoding dTMP kinase codes for MTPVRAKGFFITLEGPEGSGKSTHASRLAGYLRGKGRDVLLTREPGGTSIGDQIRSILNDHANAAMHPRAEILLFCASRAQLVNQLIRPHLARGGTVVCDRYADSTLAYQGYGRGLELNLLKAINGFATGSLVPDMTLLLDLPVETGLARRRRSDSDWNRLDAQEVEFHRRVRSGYAALVRRGGKRWIRIYADQAEERVWEQIRKAVCGRLGFDE; via the coding sequence ATGACTCCCGTGCGAGCCAAGGGCTTTTTCATCACGCTGGAAGGCCCCGAAGGGAGCGGCAAATCCACGCATGCCTCCCGCCTGGCTGGGTACCTGCGCGGCAAAGGGCGCGACGTGCTGCTGACGCGTGAACCGGGAGGGACTTCGATCGGCGACCAGATCCGCTCGATCCTTAACGATCACGCCAATGCGGCCATGCATCCGCGCGCGGAAATCCTCCTGTTTTGCGCCTCGCGTGCGCAATTGGTCAACCAATTGATCCGCCCACACCTGGCGCGCGGCGGAACCGTCGTTTGCGACCGGTATGCGGATTCCACATTGGCGTATCAGGGATACGGTCGGGGATTGGAGCTTAACCTTCTGAAGGCGATCAACGGGTTCGCGACCGGATCGCTGGTTCCCGATATGACCCTGCTGCTCGACCTTCCGGTTGAAACCGGATTGGCCCGCAGGCGGCGCAGCGACAGCGACTGGAACCGGCTGGACGCACAGGAAGTGGAATTTCACCGCCGAGTTCGGTCGGGGTACGCGGCTTTGGTCCGACGGGGCGGAAAACGCTGGATCCGAATCTACGCCGACCAAGCGGAAGAACGGGTTTGGGAGCAAATCCGTAAAGCGGTTTGCGGCCGGCTGGGATTCGACGAATGA
- a CDS encoding guanylate kinase — translation MADDFFPRETPPLLIVLSGTAGSGKDSVVRRMKERGVPFEFVVTATTRPPRPGEEDGRDYSFLSEAEFQDLIRENDLLEHAEVYGKHYGIPKSKIRHALASGRDVVLRIDVQGAGTVRRLCPQAVTVFLTAGSEEELQRRLRGRGTDSAEQMALRLRTAREEMRRIPEFEYFVVNAEGRLDEAVDSIAAILRAEHCRAVPRKVVL, via the coding sequence ATGGCGGATGATTTTTTCCCCCGCGAAACACCTCCCTTGCTGATCGTCCTGTCCGGCACGGCGGGATCCGGCAAAGACAGCGTCGTCCGCCGAATGAAGGAGCGCGGCGTCCCGTTCGAATTCGTGGTCACCGCAACCACCCGCCCGCCCCGCCCCGGCGAGGAGGACGGCCGTGATTACTCCTTCCTCAGCGAAGCCGAATTCCAGGATCTGATCCGCGAGAACGACCTTTTGGAACACGCGGAGGTCTACGGCAAGCATTACGGGATTCCCAAATCCAAGATTCGGCATGCCCTGGCCTCGGGGAGAGACGTCGTCCTGCGGATCGACGTGCAGGGCGCCGGCACCGTCCGGCGCCTTTGCCCGCAGGCGGTCACCGTCTTTCTCACGGCCGGCTCCGAGGAAGAATTGCAACGCCGGCTTCGCGGGCGGGGGACCGATTCGGCGGAGCAGATGGCGCTGCGCCTGCGCACCGCGCGCGAGGAGATGCGCCGGATCCCGGAATTCGAATACTTCGTGGTCAACGCCGAAGGCCGACTGGATGAGGCGGTGGATTCCATCGCCGCCATACTCCGGGCCGAGCATTGCCGCGCGGTTCCCAGAAAGGTGGTCCTGTAG